From Microlunatus capsulatus, a single genomic window includes:
- a CDS encoding bifunctional methylenetetrahydrofolate dehydrogenase/methenyltetrahydrofolate cyclohydrolase, with protein MTAQILDGKALAATIKAELKERVAALAARGIVPGLGTVLVGDDPGSHSYVAGKHRDCAQVGIASLEVNLPASASAAELQAEIERLNADPACTGFIVQLPLPGSLDDNWALGLVDPGKDADGLHPANLGRLVLSEPGPLPCTPRGIVELLRRNGVELAGAEVCVVGRGTTVGRPLGLLLTRKSENATVTLCHTGTVDVAAHTRRADIVIAAAGRPGLVTADMVKPGAVCVDVGITRTEKGLVGDLDPSVHEVASWVAPVPGGVGPMTRAMLLSNVVDRAERLADAAA; from the coding sequence ATGACCGCGCAGATCCTCGACGGCAAGGCGCTCGCCGCCACCATCAAGGCCGAGCTCAAGGAGCGGGTGGCCGCCCTGGCCGCGCGCGGGATCGTCCCCGGGCTGGGCACCGTGCTGGTCGGCGACGACCCCGGCAGCCACTCCTACGTCGCGGGCAAGCACCGCGACTGCGCCCAGGTCGGGATCGCGTCGCTGGAGGTCAACCTCCCCGCCTCGGCCAGCGCGGCCGAGCTGCAGGCCGAGATCGAGCGGCTCAACGCCGACCCGGCGTGCACCGGCTTCATCGTGCAGCTGCCGCTGCCGGGCAGCCTGGACGACAACTGGGCGCTCGGCCTGGTCGACCCAGGCAAGGACGCGGACGGCCTGCACCCGGCCAACCTCGGCCGGCTGGTGCTGTCCGAGCCCGGCCCGCTGCCCTGCACCCCGCGCGGCATCGTCGAGCTGCTGCGCCGCAACGGCGTCGAGCTGGCGGGGGCCGAGGTCTGCGTCGTCGGCCGCGGCACCACCGTCGGGCGCCCGCTGGGCCTGCTGCTGACCCGCAAGAGCGAGAACGCCACCGTCACCCTCTGCCACACCGGCACCGTCGACGTCGCGGCGCACACCCGCCGGGCGGACATCGTCATCGCCGCGGCCGGCCGGCCCGGCCTGGTCACGGCCGACATGGTCAAGCCCGGCGCGGTCTGCGTCGACGTCGGCATCACCCGCACCGAGAAGGGGCTGGTCGGCGACCTCGACCCCAGCGTGCACGAGGTGGCCTCCTGGGTCGCGCCCGTGCCGGGCGGGGTGGGCCCGATGACCCGAGCCATGCTGCTGAGCAACGTCGTCGACCGGGCCGAGCGGCTCGCCGACGCCGCGGCCTGA
- a CDS encoding S10 family peptidase, producing the protein MADAPSPEPRAPRAPEDDLVTTQHAVGVGRGRLRYSVTTGRTVLREEVVEDGTVRDPQPRAEIFSTAYVLDDVDPRTRPVTFAFNGGPGSSSAWLHLGLLGPRRVVMGDADALVPPPWGLADNLETLLRVSDLVFVDPVTTGYSRPAPGHQAGDFHGYTRDVESVGEFIRLWTTRNDRWSSAKLLAGESYGTTRAAALAQHLADGCGLYLNGLLLISSVLDIGTVDFVEGNDLPYALYLPTYTAAAHHHGRIGGELRARVAEAEEFAARDLPWALGRGSRLQGAERDAVVARYAELTGLDPGYVDRADLRVDLFSFVTELLRDRGLQLGRLDLRFTSWPDHGNASRSGEDPSYRALVGPYAAAANAYLHGELGYRTDLAYNLLTGQVHPWSYKEFEGRSVESASALASALRSNPHLQVHVSCGYFDGATPHFAAEHVFAHLRVPPQVADRVTWDYYEAGHMMYVHEPSRLQQSADLAAFVQRVSG; encoded by the coding sequence ATGGCCGACGCCCCCAGCCCCGAGCCCAGAGCGCCGCGCGCGCCCGAGGACGACCTCGTCACCACGCAGCACGCGGTGGGGGTGGGTCGCGGCCGGCTGCGCTACTCCGTGACGACCGGCCGGACGGTGCTCCGCGAGGAGGTCGTCGAGGACGGCACCGTGCGCGACCCCCAGCCGCGGGCCGAGATCTTCTCCACCGCCTACGTGCTGGACGACGTCGACCCGCGCACCCGCCCGGTCACCTTCGCCTTCAACGGCGGCCCCGGCTCGTCCTCGGCCTGGCTGCACCTGGGCCTGCTGGGCCCGCGCCGGGTGGTGATGGGCGACGCCGACGCCCTGGTCCCGCCGCCGTGGGGCCTCGCGGACAACCTCGAGACCCTGCTCCGGGTCTCCGACCTCGTCTTCGTCGACCCGGTCACCACCGGCTACTCCCGTCCCGCCCCCGGTCACCAGGCCGGCGACTTCCACGGCTACACCCGGGACGTCGAGTCGGTCGGGGAGTTCATCCGGCTGTGGACGACGCGGAACGACCGCTGGTCGTCGGCCAAGCTGCTGGCCGGGGAGTCCTACGGCACCACCCGCGCGGCCGCGCTGGCCCAGCACCTCGCCGACGGCTGCGGGCTCTACCTCAACGGGCTGCTGCTCATCTCCTCGGTGCTGGACATCGGCACCGTCGACTTCGTCGAGGGCAACGACCTCCCCTACGCGCTCTACCTGCCCACCTACACCGCCGCCGCCCACCACCACGGCCGCATCGGGGGCGAGCTGCGCGCCCGGGTCGCCGAGGCCGAGGAGTTCGCCGCCCGGGACCTGCCCTGGGCGCTGGGCCGGGGGTCGCGGCTGCAGGGCGCCGAGCGGGACGCCGTCGTCGCCCGCTACGCCGAGCTGACGGGGCTCGACCCGGGCTACGTCGACCGCGCGGACCTGCGGGTGGACCTGTTCTCCTTCGTCACCGAGCTGCTCCGCGACCGCGGCCTGCAGCTGGGCCGGCTGGACCTGCGCTTCACGTCCTGGCCCGACCACGGCAACGCCAGCCGCAGCGGGGAGGACCCCAGCTACCGCGCGCTGGTCGGGCCGTACGCGGCCGCGGCCAACGCCTACCTGCACGGCGAGCTGGGCTACCGCACCGACCTGGCCTACAACCTGCTCACCGGCCAGGTGCACCCGTGGTCGTACAAGGAGTTCGAGGGCCGCTCCGTCGAGTCGGCCTCGGCCCTCGCGTCGGCGCTGCGCTCGAACCCGCACCTGCAGGTGCACGTCTCCTGCGGCTACTTCGACGGGGCCACCCCGCACTTCGCCGCCGAGCACGTCTTCGCCCACCTGCGGGTGCCGCCCCAGGTCGCCGACCGGGTCACCTGGGACTACTACGAGGCCGGCCACATGATGTACGTGCACGAGCCGAGCCGGCTGCAGCAGTCGGCCGACCTGGCCGCGTTCGTGCAGCGCGTCTCCGGGTGA
- a CDS encoding DUF4190 domain-containing protein produces MSDQGAGPVHPDHGTGGPDPFSREGAAAAGTPPSGEKPAPWTSPSWSPQDRTTDGSGPAPASPPTPAPSGAEDGPYPVYGQPAPGAPADPGTWPPDAQQAAPPSPQPAPYQPAPPYQPPWAEQPPAASYGSAPDPYGQQPPYGQPDPYAQQPPYGQPAPYGQPAPYGQPAPYGQPGPYGSGFGYTYGPTDHPAVASALVLGIVGLATSLFCGVGGLVGIAGIVQGGRAKREIDGDPARWTGRSKANAGVVTGIIGLVVAALWALFFVIGVASGS; encoded by the coding sequence ATGAGCGACCAGGGAGCAGGGCCCGTCCACCCCGACCACGGGACGGGCGGGCCCGACCCGTTCAGCCGCGAGGGCGCCGCGGCGGCGGGCACGCCGCCCTCGGGCGAGAAGCCCGCGCCCTGGACCTCGCCGTCCTGGTCGCCCCAGGACCGGACCACGGACGGATCCGGCCCGGCGCCCGCCAGCCCGCCGACGCCAGCCCCGTCCGGCGCCGAGGACGGCCCCTACCCCGTCTACGGCCAGCCGGCCCCCGGCGCGCCGGCCGACCCGGGGACGTGGCCGCCCGACGCCCAGCAGGCCGCCCCGCCCTCCCCGCAGCCCGCGCCCTACCAGCCGGCCCCGCCCTACCAGCCGCCGTGGGCGGAGCAGCCGCCGGCGGCCTCCTACGGCTCGGCGCCCGACCCCTATGGCCAGCAGCCGCCCTACGGCCAGCCCGACCCGTACGCCCAGCAGCCCCCCTACGGCCAGCCCGCCCCGTACGGCCAGCCGGCCCCCTACGGCCAGCCCGCACCGTACGGGCAGCCCGGCCCCTACGGCTCGGGGTTCGGCTACACCTACGGGCCCACCGACCACCCCGCCGTCGCCTCCGCGCTGGTCCTGGGCATCGTCGGCCTGGCCACCAGCCTCTTCTGCGGGGTCGGCGGCCTGGTCGGCATCGCCGGCATCGTGCAGGGCGGCCGGGCCAAGCGCGAGATCGACGGCGACCCGGCCCGCTGGACCGGCCGCAGCAAGGCCAACGCCGGGGTGGTCACGGGCATCATCGGGCTGGTCGTGGCGGCCCTCTGGGCGCTGTTCTTCGTCATCGGGGTCGCCTCCGGCAGCTGA
- a CDS encoding 4-amino-4-deoxy-L-arabinose transferase has protein sequence MPVLVPAADLPGLVAARLRERSGTSWVGVDGFGAAGKTTLAAALARALPGAAVVHVDDFARPSVQGWERDRFVEQVLVPPAAGRAARYQRWDWGSDTGAEWHDVPPGVPVVVEGVSSTDVRLAVPWDVQVWVEAGREVRLARALARDGAAMMEQWLTDWMPSEERYAADQRPRERADYCVRTSS, from the coding sequence GTGCCGGTCCTCGTCCCCGCGGCCGACCTGCCCGGGTTGGTCGCCGCGCGGCTGCGCGAGCGCAGCGGCACGTCCTGGGTGGGGGTCGACGGCTTCGGCGCCGCGGGGAAGACGACGCTGGCCGCCGCCCTGGCCCGCGCACTGCCCGGCGCGGCCGTGGTGCACGTCGACGACTTCGCCCGCCCGTCGGTGCAGGGCTGGGAGCGCGACCGGTTCGTCGAGCAGGTGCTCGTGCCCCCGGCCGCCGGCCGGGCCGCCCGCTACCAGCGCTGGGACTGGGGCTCCGACACCGGCGCGGAGTGGCACGACGTGCCGCCCGGCGTCCCCGTCGTCGTCGAGGGCGTCTCCAGCACCGACGTCCGGCTCGCCGTGCCCTGGGACGTCCAGGTGTGGGTGGAGGCCGGCCGCGAGGTGCGGCTGGCCCGGGCCCTCGCCCGCGACGGCGCGGCGATGATGGAGCAGTGGCTCACCGACTGGATGCCCAGCGAGGAGCGCTACGCCGCCGACCAGCGCCCGCGCGAGCGAGCGGACTACTGCGTCCGGACCAGCTCCTGA
- a CDS encoding carboxymuconolactone decarboxylase family protein, with protein MGYLDEPPVEGAVADLYAADEARLGYVANYTRAFAHRPEVYRAWQALNTAVKAAMDPVRYEVATVAAAGELRSSYCSLAHGQVLAGQLGEDEAVRVAEGRPGDPAVAAVAALARQVVSEPSAVAPADLEPLRALGFSDADVLDVVLAAAARSFFSSVLEATGTEPDPGYAALPDRLRSALTVGRPVQAADG; from the coding sequence ATGGGCTACCTGGACGAGCCACCCGTCGAGGGTGCGGTCGCGGACCTCTACGCCGCCGACGAGGCGAGGTTGGGGTACGTCGCCAACTACACGCGGGCCTTCGCGCACCGCCCGGAGGTCTACCGCGCCTGGCAGGCGCTGAACACCGCCGTGAAGGCCGCGATGGACCCGGTCCGCTACGAGGTGGCGACGGTCGCCGCGGCCGGGGAGCTCCGGTCGAGCTACTGCTCGCTGGCGCACGGCCAGGTGCTGGCCGGGCAGCTGGGCGAGGACGAGGCCGTCCGGGTGGCCGAGGGCCGGCCCGGCGACCCGGCCGTCGCCGCCGTCGCCGCGCTGGCCCGGCAGGTGGTGTCCGAGCCGTCCGCCGTCGCGCCCGCGGACCTGGAGCCGCTGCGGGCGCTCGGGTTCAGCGACGCCGACGTCCTCGACGTGGTCCTCGCGGCCGCCGCCCGGAGCTTCTTCAGCTCGGTGCTGGAGGCGACGGGGACCGAGCCCGACCCCGGCTACGCGGCGCTGCCGGACCGGCTCCGGTCCGCGCTCACCGTCGGACGGCCCGTGCAGGCCGCCGACGGCTGA
- a CDS encoding DUF559 domain-containing protein, giving the protein MRRPPELPVGLPPLARRQQRVVTRHQLVALGLNHFEIRAQLQARRWTAWGAHVVLLHNGDPTPRQRMWAAVLDAGEPAALASHTALELWGFRSFAAESSAVHLVVPRGAKVHRWPGLVVHESRRLQPDEHVLRQGLPCTPAARSTLDAAAWQPWPRFACALLAAVVQQRVCTVDDVDEALRRIGRIRHKAHLRDALRDIAGGAEAVSELDLGRLCRRFGLVPPARQVRRRGADGSLRYLDAEWEVSGRRVVLEVDGAHHRDVGHWQADMRRDRELVVTGARVLRATASEVRFEPEVVARDLLRAGVPRSCQKPVDPGVNSLLTSRQEGGRRGQAG; this is encoded by the coding sequence GTGCGACGTCCTCCCGAGCTCCCCGTCGGCCTGCCCCCGCTGGCCCGTCGGCAGCAGAGGGTGGTCACGCGTCACCAGCTGGTGGCGTTGGGACTCAACCACTTCGAGATCCGGGCGCAGCTGCAGGCTCGACGGTGGACCGCTTGGGGCGCTCACGTCGTGCTGCTGCACAACGGGGACCCGACGCCGCGGCAGCGGATGTGGGCTGCCGTGCTCGACGCGGGCGAGCCCGCAGCGTTGGCCAGCCACACGGCGCTGGAGCTGTGGGGCTTCCGGTCCTTCGCGGCGGAGTCGTCAGCGGTGCATCTCGTGGTGCCGCGTGGTGCCAAGGTGCACCGCTGGCCCGGCCTGGTGGTGCACGAGTCGCGACGGTTGCAGCCGGACGAGCACGTCCTGCGGCAGGGGCTGCCGTGCACCCCGGCTGCCCGCTCGACGCTGGATGCCGCGGCGTGGCAGCCCTGGCCGCGGTTCGCCTGCGCGCTGCTCGCCGCCGTCGTGCAGCAGCGAGTCTGCACGGTCGACGACGTCGACGAGGCGCTCCGGAGGATCGGGCGGATCCGGCACAAGGCCCATCTCCGGGATGCCCTGCGCGACATCGCCGGCGGTGCGGAGGCGGTCAGCGAGCTGGACCTCGGCCGGCTCTGCCGACGGTTCGGGCTGGTTCCCCCCGCCCGCCAGGTGCGGCGTCGTGGCGCCGACGGTTCGCTCCGCTACCTCGACGCCGAGTGGGAGGTGAGTGGCCGCCGTGTGGTCCTCGAGGTGGACGGCGCTCACCACCGGGACGTGGGGCACTGGCAGGCGGACATGCGCCGTGACCGGGAGCTCGTCGTCACCGGGGCCCGGGTGCTGCGAGCCACGGCGTCAGAGGTGAGGTTCGAGCCGGAGGTGGTGGCCCGCGACCTGCTCAGGGCCGGGGTGCCGCGGAGTTGTCAGAAGCCTGTTGACCCAGGGGTCAACTCACTTCTGACAAGTCGGCAGGAGGGTGGGCGTCGGGGTCAGGCCGGGTAG
- a CDS encoding DUF4190 domain-containing protein, with amino-acid sequence MTDPQHPSATPEPERRDEGSTSEPPPYADPARADDGDGRPAGEQGSGSPGYGDQGYETSTYGDASYGDQGYGQQGYAPQAYGQPGYGVSAQPYGSADHPQGTLILVFGIAGFFVGVLGPVAWIMGGRALREIRSSGAHPRNEQLVVVGRILGIVSTALWVLGLLAFVAIFVLALTLSASS; translated from the coding sequence ATGACCGACCCGCAGCACCCGTCCGCCACCCCCGAGCCGGAGCGCCGCGACGAGGGCTCCACGTCCGAGCCGCCGCCCTACGCCGACCCCGCCCGGGCCGACGACGGCGACGGCCGTCCGGCCGGTGAGCAGGGCTCCGGGAGCCCGGGGTACGGGGACCAGGGCTACGAGACCTCGACGTACGGCGACGCGAGCTACGGGGACCAGGGCTACGGCCAGCAGGGCTACGCCCCCCAGGCCTACGGCCAGCCCGGCTACGGCGTCTCGGCGCAGCCCTACGGCAGCGCCGACCACCCGCAGGGCACGCTCATCCTGGTGTTCGGCATCGCCGGCTTCTTCGTGGGCGTGCTGGGGCCGGTGGCCTGGATCATGGGCGGCCGGGCCCTCAGGGAGATCCGGTCCAGCGGGGCGCACCCCCGCAACGAGCAGCTGGTCGTCGTCGGCCGGATCCTCGGCATCGTCTCGACGGCGCTCTGGGTCCTCGGACTGCTCGCCTTCGTGGCGATCTTCGTCCTGGCCCTCACCCTGAGCGCCAGCTCCTAG
- a CDS encoding DUF3017 domain-containing protein, whose amino-acid sequence MSRPEAGPPQPQRPWPLLVVVAGVVLGLALSVLGQTTWRAGSVVVGASLLVGAVERLVLSDRAAGLLQVRAKAFDVALLGLAGVAVVVLALAVPPGR is encoded by the coding sequence GTGAGCCGACCCGAGGCCGGGCCGCCGCAGCCCCAGCGACCCTGGCCCCTGCTGGTCGTCGTCGCCGGGGTGGTGCTGGGCCTCGCGCTGAGCGTGCTCGGCCAGACCACCTGGCGCGCCGGCTCGGTCGTCGTCGGCGCATCCCTGCTGGTGGGCGCCGTCGAGCGGCTGGTGCTGAGCGACCGGGCGGCCGGGTTGCTGCAGGTGCGGGCCAAGGCCTTCGACGTGGCCCTGCTGGGGCTCGCCGGGGTGGCCGTCGTCGTCCTGGCCCTGGCGGTGCCGCCCGGCCGCTGA
- a CDS encoding NADP-dependent isocitrate dehydrogenase, which yields MTDNETSTASGTIIYTRTDEAPALATYSLLPIVQAFASTAGVSVETRDISLAGRILAQFPERLTPEQQVGDALSELGALAKTPEANIIKLPNISASVPQLKAAVAELQSQGYALPDYPESPATDEERDVRARYDKVKGSAVNPVLREGNSDRRAPASVKQYARTHPHSMGAWSPDSRTNVAHMTSGDFRSNETSAVVEAGTLRIEHVGEDGTVTVLRESVPVLAGEVVDATAMDVAALRVFLTEQIARAQTEGVLFSVHLKATMMKVSDPIIFGHVVRAFLPDVFTRYEDTLADAGLSPNDGLGAILAGLNKLEQGTQIHDAITQGLADGPALAMVDSNRGITNLHVPSDVIVDASMPAMIRTSGHMWGPDGEEADTLAVIPDSSYAGIYQVVIDDCRAHGAYDPTTMGSVPNVGLMAQAAEEYGSHDKTFEIPAPGTVRVVDQTGATVLETPVGQGDIWRMCQTKDLPIQDWVKLAVTRARATGVPAVFWLDEDRAHDANLITKVKHYLPQHDTEGLEIRIMPPEQAIAFSLERIRRDEDTISVTGNVLRDYLTDLFPILELGTSAKMLSVVPLINGGGLFETGAGGSAPKHVQQLVKENYLRWDSLGEFLALAVSLEHLATSTGNARAQVLADTLDRATGTFLNEDKSPTRRVGGIDNRGSHFWLALYWAQELAAQTADAELATAFRDVAARLTGEQDTITAELLAVQGSPADIGGYFHPDDALATAVMTPSATLNATLASLTA from the coding sequence GTGACCGACAACGAGACTTCCACTGCTTCCGGCACCATCATCTACACCCGCACCGACGAGGCGCCCGCGCTGGCCACCTACTCGCTGCTGCCGATCGTGCAGGCCTTCGCCTCGACGGCCGGGGTGTCGGTGGAGACCCGCGACATCTCCCTCGCCGGCCGCATCCTGGCCCAGTTCCCGGAGCGCCTGACGCCCGAGCAGCAGGTCGGCGACGCGCTGTCCGAGCTCGGCGCGCTGGCCAAGACGCCCGAGGCCAACATCATCAAGCTCCCCAACATCTCCGCCTCGGTGCCGCAGCTCAAGGCCGCCGTCGCCGAGCTCCAGTCCCAGGGCTACGCCCTGCCGGACTACCCCGAGAGCCCCGCCACCGACGAGGAGCGCGACGTCCGCGCCCGCTACGACAAGGTCAAGGGCTCCGCGGTCAACCCGGTCCTGCGCGAGGGCAACTCCGACCGCCGCGCGCCCGCCTCGGTCAAGCAGTACGCCCGCACGCACCCGCACTCGATGGGCGCCTGGTCCCCGGACTCCCGGACGAACGTCGCGCACATGACGTCGGGTGACTTCCGCTCCAACGAGACCTCCGCGGTCGTCGAGGCCGGCACCCTGCGCATCGAGCACGTCGGCGAGGACGGCACGGTCACGGTGCTGCGCGAGTCCGTCCCCGTGCTGGCCGGCGAGGTCGTCGACGCCACGGCGATGGACGTCGCCGCGCTGCGCGTCTTCCTCACCGAGCAGATCGCCCGGGCCCAGACCGAGGGCGTGCTGTTCTCGGTCCACCTCAAGGCGACGATGATGAAGGTCTCGGACCCGATCATCTTCGGCCACGTCGTCCGCGCCTTCCTGCCCGACGTGTTCACCCGCTACGAGGACACCCTGGCCGACGCCGGCCTCAGCCCCAACGACGGCCTGGGCGCCATCCTCGCCGGGCTCAACAAGCTCGAGCAGGGCACCCAGATCCACGACGCCATCACCCAGGGCCTGGCCGACGGACCGGCGCTGGCGATGGTCGACTCCAACCGCGGCATCACCAACCTGCACGTGCCGAGCGACGTCATCGTCGACGCCTCGATGCCGGCCATGATCCGCACCTCGGGCCACATGTGGGGCCCCGACGGCGAGGAGGCCGACACCCTCGCCGTCATCCCGGACTCCTCCTACGCGGGGATCTACCAGGTCGTCATCGACGACTGCCGCGCGCACGGCGCCTACGACCCGACGACCATGGGCTCGGTGCCCAACGTCGGGCTGATGGCCCAGGCGGCCGAGGAGTACGGCTCCCACGACAAGACGTTCGAGATCCCGGCGCCGGGCACCGTCCGCGTCGTCGACCAGACCGGCGCCACGGTGCTGGAGACCCCGGTCGGCCAGGGCGACATCTGGCGGATGTGCCAGACCAAGGACCTGCCGATCCAGGACTGGGTGAAGCTCGCCGTCACCCGGGCCCGCGCCACCGGCGTCCCCGCGGTGTTCTGGCTGGACGAGGACCGCGCCCACGACGCGAACCTCATCACCAAGGTCAAGCACTACCTGCCCCAGCACGACACCGAGGGCCTGGAGATCCGGATCATGCCGCCGGAGCAGGCCATCGCCTTCTCCCTGGAGCGGATCCGCCGGGACGAGGACACCATCTCGGTCACCGGCAACGTGCTGCGCGACTACCTCACCGACCTGTTCCCGATCCTCGAGCTCGGCACCTCGGCCAAGATGCTGTCGGTCGTCCCGCTGATCAACGGCGGCGGCCTGTTCGAGACCGGCGCGGGCGGCTCGGCGCCGAAGCACGTGCAGCAGCTGGTCAAGGAGAACTACCTGCGCTGGGACAGCCTCGGGGAGTTCCTCGCCCTGGCCGTCAGCCTGGAGCACCTGGCCACCTCGACGGGCAACGCCCGCGCGCAGGTGCTGGCCGACACCCTCGACCGGGCCACCGGGACCTTCCTCAACGAGGACAAGTCCCCGACCCGGCGCGTCGGCGGCATCGACAACCGCGGCAGCCACTTCTGGCTGGCCCTCTACTGGGCGCAGGAGCTGGCCGCCCAGACCGCGGACGCCGAGCTGGCGACGGCCTTCCGCGACGTCGCCGCGCGGCTGACCGGTGAGCAGGACACCATCACCGCCGAGCTGCTGGCCGTCCAGGGCTCACCGGCCGACATCGGGGGCTACTTCCACCCCGACGACGCCCTGGCGACGGCCGTCATGACGCCGTCGGCCACGCTCAACGCGACGCTGGCCAGCCTCACCGCCTGA
- a CDS encoding malate dehydrogenase, whose translation MKTPVKVAVTGAAGQICYSLLFRIASGSMLGPDQPVELRLLEITPALKALEGVVMELDDCAFPLLAGVQIGDDPNQVFDGVNIACLVGARPRTKGMERGDLLEANGAIFKPQGRALNDHAADDVKVLITGNPANTNALIAMSNAPDIPRERFNALTRLDHNRAVAQLAAKTGSSVNDVRHLTIWGNHSATQYPDVFHATVGGRPAAELVDQAWLESDFLPKVQQRGAAIIEARGASSAASAANATVDHVRDWVHGTPEDDWVSMSVPSDGSYGVPEGIISSFPCTVADGAYSIVQGLEVNDFSRAKIDASAAELVEEREAVRSLGLID comes from the coding sequence GTGAAGACACCCGTCAAAGTCGCCGTCACCGGAGCCGCCGGGCAGATCTGCTACAGCCTGCTGTTCCGCATCGCCAGCGGCTCGATGCTCGGACCGGACCAGCCGGTCGAGCTGCGGCTGCTGGAGATCACGCCCGCCCTCAAGGCGCTCGAGGGCGTCGTGATGGAGCTGGACGACTGCGCCTTCCCGCTGCTGGCCGGCGTGCAGATCGGCGACGACCCGAACCAGGTCTTCGACGGGGTCAACATCGCCTGCCTCGTGGGTGCGCGGCCGCGCACCAAGGGCATGGAGCGAGGCGACCTGCTGGAGGCCAACGGCGCGATCTTCAAGCCGCAGGGCCGCGCCCTCAACGACCACGCCGCGGACGACGTCAAGGTGCTGATCACCGGCAACCCGGCCAACACCAACGCGCTGATCGCCATGAGCAACGCCCCCGACATCCCCCGCGAGCGGTTCAACGCGCTCACCCGGCTGGACCACAACCGCGCCGTCGCCCAGCTGGCCGCCAAGACCGGCAGCAGCGTCAACGACGTGCGCCACCTGACCATCTGGGGCAACCACAGCGCCACCCAGTACCCCGACGTCTTCCACGCCACCGTGGGCGGCCGCCCGGCCGCCGAGCTGGTCGACCAGGCCTGGCTGGAGAGCGACTTCCTGCCGAAGGTCCAGCAGCGCGGGGCCGCGATCATCGAGGCCCGCGGCGCCAGCTCGGCGGCCAGCGCGGCCAACGCCACCGTCGACCACGTGCGCGACTGGGTGCACGGCACCCCCGAGGACGACTGGGTCTCCATGTCGGTGCCCTCCGACGGCTCCTACGGGGTGCCCGAGGGGATCATCTCCTCGTTCCCCTGCACGGTGGCCGACGGTGCGTACAGCATCGTCCAGGGCCTCGAGGTCAACGACTTCTCCCGCGCCAAGATCGACGCCTCGGCCGCCGAGCTCGTCGAGGAGCGCGAGGCCGTCCGCTCCCTCGGCCTGATCGACTGA